Proteins encoded in a region of the Streptomyces sp. NBC_00310 genome:
- a CDS encoding enoyl-CoA hydratase family protein, with protein MTDLIQHAHHRGVTTLTLDSPANRNALSAALVAELHDTLDRCGKDDTVRAVVLTHTGNTFCAGADLRDPPDPQALVDLLRRLLELPKPVVARVTGHVRAGGLGLLGACDIAAAGPEATFALTEVRIGVAPAVITLTLRPRTDPRALARYSLTGERFDSAEAARIGLLTTAGADVDDLLEPILDGLRRASPRALAETKHLLTAKVLENFDLDAGELTRISSRLFASADAREGMTAFLERREPGWVL; from the coding sequence GTGACCGACCTGATCCAGCACGCCCACCACCGGGGCGTCACCACCCTCACCCTCGACTCCCCGGCCAACCGCAACGCCCTCTCCGCCGCCCTCGTCGCCGAACTCCACGACACCCTCGACCGGTGCGGCAAGGACGACACCGTACGGGCCGTCGTCCTCACCCACACCGGAAACACCTTCTGCGCCGGCGCCGACCTGCGTGACCCACCCGACCCGCAAGCCCTCGTCGATCTCCTCCGCCGGCTCCTCGAACTGCCCAAACCCGTCGTCGCCCGCGTCACCGGACACGTCCGGGCGGGCGGCCTCGGCCTGCTCGGCGCCTGCGACATCGCCGCCGCCGGACCCGAGGCCACCTTCGCCCTCACCGAGGTCCGCATCGGCGTCGCCCCCGCCGTCATCACCCTCACCCTCCGCCCCCGCACCGACCCCCGCGCCCTCGCCCGCTACTCCCTCACCGGCGAGAGGTTCGACTCCGCCGAAGCCGCCCGCATCGGCCTCCTCACCACCGCCGGCGCCGACGTCGACGACCTGCTCGAACCCATCCTCGACGGACTGCGCCGCGCTTCCCCGCGGGCCCTGGCGGAGACGAAACACCTGCTCACGGCTAAGGTGCTGGAGAACTTCGACCTGGACGCGGGCGAACTGACCCGGATTTCGTCCCGGCTGTTCGCCTCCGCCGACGCCCGCGAGGGCATGACGGCCTTCCTCGAAAGACGGGAACCGGGATGGGTGTTGTGA